In the Hemitrygon akajei chromosome 7, sHemAka1.3, whole genome shotgun sequence genome, one interval contains:
- the alad gene encoding delta-aminolevulinic acid dehydratase produces the protein MQTESLLHSGYSHPLLRAWQTCASTFTASNLIYPIFVTDDADAVEPIASLPGIARYGVNKLEGMLRPLVDQGLACVLIFGVPTKLAKDERGSGADQEETPAILAVKKLRSAFPGLVIACDVCLCPYTFHGHCGILREDGTLNNEASCHRLAEVALAYAKAGCHIVAPSDMMDGRVGSIKQALVSNDLGNKVSVMSYSAKFASCFYGPFRDAAQSKPAFGDRKCYQLPPGARGLAIRAVDRDVREGADMLMVKPGMPYLDMVREVKNKYPCHPLAIYHVSGEFAMLWHGAQAGAFNLKTAVMEALTSFRRAGADIIITYYVPQILSWLKDI, from the exons ATGCAGACAGAATCGCTCTTGCACAGTGGCTACTCACATCCCCTGCTCCGAGCCTGGCAGACTTGTGCCAGCACCTTCACCGCAAGCAACCTCATCTACCCCATCTTCGTAAC TGACGATGCTGACGCCGTGGAGCCTATCGCGAGCCTCCCAGGGATCGCCAG GTATGGTGTCAATAAGCTGGAAGGGATGCTGCGACCCCTCGTTGACCAGGGTCTGGCTTGTGTGTTGATCTTTGGTGTTCCAACTAAACTTGCCAAG GATGAAAGAGGGTCTGGAGCAGACCAGGAGGAGACCCCAGCCATCCTGGCTGTTAAAAAGCTGCGCAGCGCATTCCCAGGTCTGGTGATTGCATGTGATGTCTGCCTCTGTCCGTACACCTTTCACGGGCACTGCG GGATCCTCCGAGAGGATGGGACGTTGAACAATGAAGCCAGCTGCCATAGGCTGGCGGAGGTGGCACTGGCTTACGCCAAGGCAG GATGCCACATTGTAGCTCCCTCGGATATGATGGATGGCAGAGTTGGATCCATAAAGCAGGCTCTTGTCTCCAATGATCTGGGAAACAAG GTTTCAGTGATGAGCTACAGTGCAAAGTTTGCTTCCTGTTTTTATGGACCTTTCCG AGACGCTGCCCAGTCAAAGCCAGCTTTCGGAGATCGCAAGTGCTACCAGCTGCCTCCGGGTGCCAGGGGACTCGCTATCCGAGCTGTG GACCGTGATGTGCGTGAGGGCGCGGACATGCTGATGGTCAAGCCCGGTATGCCTTACCTGGACATGGTCCGAGAGGTGAAGAACAAA TACCCCTGTCACCCACTAGCAATTTACCATGTCTCCGGAGAGTTTGCAATGCTGTGGCATGGTGCCCAAGCTGGAGCATTTAATCTCAAGACAGCCGTGATGGAGGCGCTGACCAGCTTCAGGAGGGCAG GTGCTGACATCATCATCACGTACTACGTGCCACAAATCCTGAGCTGGCTGAAGGACATTTGA